The following are from one region of the Nicotiana tomentosiformis chromosome 7, ASM39032v3, whole genome shotgun sequence genome:
- the LOC104097945 gene encoding protein GRAVITROPIC IN THE LIGHT 1-like isoform X1, whose amino-acid sequence MNYESITGICYMAPACSCVVTRLKFQIFGRALATFLYIININLAHKRRLESCTPINFLMDSVNRSAVTPSKSKLARTFAKVLHIRALTGGTQKHKFTENVKDDAVKNDVAKSELLKKAQFKSFDDEDEKLRQKAATEAFLAKLFANISAVKAAYAQLQFAQSPYNPDGIQCADELVVSELKNLSELKQCFVKKQLDEYSPETTQILAEIQEQKSVLKTYDIMGKKLDSQLKLKESEIMFLRETLIEANKENKLLEKRLNSSGPVSALDNLHFSSLSPSHFIMFLRQTIRSIRSFVRLLSKEMLAAGWNLDAAASSIEPDIEFLKANDICYAFESFVCREMFDGFNYPNFSISTEPLPEQKKRPRLFFDRFMELRSVKPADYLAWKPKSTFARFCRAKYLKLIHPKIEESIFGNVNQRNILNSAEYPESTFFSTFSEMAKRIWLLHCLAFSFDPVAAVFQVSRGCRFSDVYMESVNEEAFLSWDGSPETEPTVGFTVVPGFKIGKTVVQCQVYLC is encoded by the exons ATGAATTATGAGTCTATAACTGGGATATGCTACATGGCCCCTGCCTGTTCATGCGTGGTGACACGTCTAAAGTTTCAAATTTTTGGAAGGGCACTCGCTACTTTTCTCTACATTATTAATATTAATTTAGCACACAAACGTAGGCTTGAGTCCTGTACTCCGATTAATTTTTTG ATGGATTCTGTAAATCGGTCTGCTGTGACCCCGAGTAAGAGCAAATTGGCTCGCACTTTTGCTAAGGTCCTGCACATTAGAGCTCTGACAGGAGGAACTCAGAAGCACAAATTCACTGAAAATGTCAAGGATGATGCAGTAAAGAATGATGTAGCGAAGAGCGAGCTACTCAAGAAAGCACAGTTCAAatcctttgatgatgaagatgaaaaGCTGAGACAGAAAGCAGCTACAGAAGCTTTTCTTGCCAAGCTGTTTGCAAACATCTCAGCTGTTAAAGCGGCATATGCCCAATTGCAGTTTGCTCAGTCTCCGTATAACCCTGATGGGATTCAATGTGCTGATGAGTTGGTGGTATCCGAGCTGAAAAACTTGTCTGAATTGAAACAGTGCTTTGTGAAGAAGCAGTTGGATGAGTATTCCCCAGAAACCACTCAGATTTTGGCTGAAATTCAGGAGCAGAAAAGCGTTTTAAAGACGTATGATATCATGGGAAAGAAGTTGGATTCACAGCTCAAACTCAAGGAATCAGAAATTATGTTTCTCAGAGAGACATTGATCGAGGCTAATAAAGAAAACAAGCTGCTTGAGAAAAGGTTGAACTCCAGTGGACCGGTGTCTGCTCTGGACAATCTTCACTTTTCAAGCTTGAGCCCTAGCCATTTTATCATGTTCCTCCGGCAGACAATTAGGTCGATTCGAAGTTTTGTTAGGTTGCTCAGCAAGGAGATGTTAGCTGCTGGGTGGAACTTAGATGCTGCGGCCAGTTCCATCGAACCCGATATAGAGTTCCTGAAAGCAAATGACATATGTTATGCTTTTGAATCATTCGTTTGCCGGGAGATGTTTGATGGTTTCAATTATCCTAACTTTTCAATCTCAACTGAGCCCCTGCCCGAGCAAAAGAAGAGGCCAAGGTTGTTTTTCGACAGATTCATGGAGCTAAGATCTGTTAAACCAGCAGATTACTTAGCTTGGAAACCCAAATCAACATTTGCAAGATTCTGTCGTGCTAAGTACTTGAAACTAATCCACCCCAAGATTGAAGAGTCCATTTTTGGCAACGTGAATCAAAGAAACATACTCAATTCGGCTGAGTATCCGGAGTCAACATTCTTCTCGACATTTAGTGAAATGGCCAAGCGCATTTGGTTGCTACACTGTCTGGCTTTCTCCTTCGATCCCGTAGCTGCAGTCTTTCAAGTTAGCAGAGGGTGTCGGTTTTCGGATGTTTACATGGAGAGTGTGAACGAAGAGGCATTCTTGTCATGGGACGGATCACCTGAAACTGAACCGACTGTAGGTTTCACGGTGGTTCCAGGATTCAAGATTGGTAAAACTGTTGTTCAGTGTCAAGTTTACCTATGTTGA
- the LOC104097945 gene encoding protein GRAVITROPIC IN THE LIGHT 1-like isoform X2 → MMDSVNRSAVTPSKSKLARTFAKVLHIRALTGGTQKHKFTENVKDDAVKNDVAKSELLKKAQFKSFDDEDEKLRQKAATEAFLAKLFANISAVKAAYAQLQFAQSPYNPDGIQCADELVVSELKNLSELKQCFVKKQLDEYSPETTQILAEIQEQKSVLKTYDIMGKKLDSQLKLKESEIMFLRETLIEANKENKLLEKRLNSSGPVSALDNLHFSSLSPSHFIMFLRQTIRSIRSFVRLLSKEMLAAGWNLDAAASSIEPDIEFLKANDICYAFESFVCREMFDGFNYPNFSISTEPLPEQKKRPRLFFDRFMELRSVKPADYLAWKPKSTFARFCRAKYLKLIHPKIEESIFGNVNQRNILNSAEYPESTFFSTFSEMAKRIWLLHCLAFSFDPVAAVFQVSRGCRFSDVYMESVNEEAFLSWDGSPETEPTVGFTVVPGFKIGKTVVQCQVYLC, encoded by the coding sequence ATGGATTCTGTAAATCGGTCTGCTGTGACCCCGAGTAAGAGCAAATTGGCTCGCACTTTTGCTAAGGTCCTGCACATTAGAGCTCTGACAGGAGGAACTCAGAAGCACAAATTCACTGAAAATGTCAAGGATGATGCAGTAAAGAATGATGTAGCGAAGAGCGAGCTACTCAAGAAAGCACAGTTCAAatcctttgatgatgaagatgaaaaGCTGAGACAGAAAGCAGCTACAGAAGCTTTTCTTGCCAAGCTGTTTGCAAACATCTCAGCTGTTAAAGCGGCATATGCCCAATTGCAGTTTGCTCAGTCTCCGTATAACCCTGATGGGATTCAATGTGCTGATGAGTTGGTGGTATCCGAGCTGAAAAACTTGTCTGAATTGAAACAGTGCTTTGTGAAGAAGCAGTTGGATGAGTATTCCCCAGAAACCACTCAGATTTTGGCTGAAATTCAGGAGCAGAAAAGCGTTTTAAAGACGTATGATATCATGGGAAAGAAGTTGGATTCACAGCTCAAACTCAAGGAATCAGAAATTATGTTTCTCAGAGAGACATTGATCGAGGCTAATAAAGAAAACAAGCTGCTTGAGAAAAGGTTGAACTCCAGTGGACCGGTGTCTGCTCTGGACAATCTTCACTTTTCAAGCTTGAGCCCTAGCCATTTTATCATGTTCCTCCGGCAGACAATTAGGTCGATTCGAAGTTTTGTTAGGTTGCTCAGCAAGGAGATGTTAGCTGCTGGGTGGAACTTAGATGCTGCGGCCAGTTCCATCGAACCCGATATAGAGTTCCTGAAAGCAAATGACATATGTTATGCTTTTGAATCATTCGTTTGCCGGGAGATGTTTGATGGTTTCAATTATCCTAACTTTTCAATCTCAACTGAGCCCCTGCCCGAGCAAAAGAAGAGGCCAAGGTTGTTTTTCGACAGATTCATGGAGCTAAGATCTGTTAAACCAGCAGATTACTTAGCTTGGAAACCCAAATCAACATTTGCAAGATTCTGTCGTGCTAAGTACTTGAAACTAATCCACCCCAAGATTGAAGAGTCCATTTTTGGCAACGTGAATCAAAGAAACATACTCAATTCGGCTGAGTATCCGGAGTCAACATTCTTCTCGACATTTAGTGAAATGGCCAAGCGCATTTGGTTGCTACACTGTCTGGCTTTCTCCTTCGATCCCGTAGCTGCAGTCTTTCAAGTTAGCAGAGGGTGTCGGTTTTCGGATGTTTACATGGAGAGTGTGAACGAAGAGGCATTCTTGTCATGGGACGGATCACCTGAAACTGAACCGACTGTAGGTTTCACGGTGGTTCCAGGATTCAAGATTGGTAAAACTGTTGTTCAGTGTCAAGTTTACCTATGTTGA
- the LOC104097945 gene encoding protein GRAVITROPIC IN THE LIGHT 1-like isoform X3 gives MDSVNRSAVTPSKSKLARTFAKVLHIRALTGGTQKHKFTENVKDDAVKNDVAKSELLKKAQFKSFDDEDEKLRQKAATEAFLAKLFANISAVKAAYAQLQFAQSPYNPDGIQCADELVVSELKNLSELKQCFVKKQLDEYSPETTQILAEIQEQKSVLKTYDIMGKKLDSQLKLKESEIMFLRETLIEANKENKLLEKRLNSSGPVSALDNLHFSSLSPSHFIMFLRQTIRSIRSFVRLLSKEMLAAGWNLDAAASSIEPDIEFLKANDICYAFESFVCREMFDGFNYPNFSISTEPLPEQKKRPRLFFDRFMELRSVKPADYLAWKPKSTFARFCRAKYLKLIHPKIEESIFGNVNQRNILNSAEYPESTFFSTFSEMAKRIWLLHCLAFSFDPVAAVFQVSRGCRFSDVYMESVNEEAFLSWDGSPETEPTVGFTVVPGFKIGKTVVQCQVYLC, from the coding sequence ATGGATTCTGTAAATCGGTCTGCTGTGACCCCGAGTAAGAGCAAATTGGCTCGCACTTTTGCTAAGGTCCTGCACATTAGAGCTCTGACAGGAGGAACTCAGAAGCACAAATTCACTGAAAATGTCAAGGATGATGCAGTAAAGAATGATGTAGCGAAGAGCGAGCTACTCAAGAAAGCACAGTTCAAatcctttgatgatgaagatgaaaaGCTGAGACAGAAAGCAGCTACAGAAGCTTTTCTTGCCAAGCTGTTTGCAAACATCTCAGCTGTTAAAGCGGCATATGCCCAATTGCAGTTTGCTCAGTCTCCGTATAACCCTGATGGGATTCAATGTGCTGATGAGTTGGTGGTATCCGAGCTGAAAAACTTGTCTGAATTGAAACAGTGCTTTGTGAAGAAGCAGTTGGATGAGTATTCCCCAGAAACCACTCAGATTTTGGCTGAAATTCAGGAGCAGAAAAGCGTTTTAAAGACGTATGATATCATGGGAAAGAAGTTGGATTCACAGCTCAAACTCAAGGAATCAGAAATTATGTTTCTCAGAGAGACATTGATCGAGGCTAATAAAGAAAACAAGCTGCTTGAGAAAAGGTTGAACTCCAGTGGACCGGTGTCTGCTCTGGACAATCTTCACTTTTCAAGCTTGAGCCCTAGCCATTTTATCATGTTCCTCCGGCAGACAATTAGGTCGATTCGAAGTTTTGTTAGGTTGCTCAGCAAGGAGATGTTAGCTGCTGGGTGGAACTTAGATGCTGCGGCCAGTTCCATCGAACCCGATATAGAGTTCCTGAAAGCAAATGACATATGTTATGCTTTTGAATCATTCGTTTGCCGGGAGATGTTTGATGGTTTCAATTATCCTAACTTTTCAATCTCAACTGAGCCCCTGCCCGAGCAAAAGAAGAGGCCAAGGTTGTTTTTCGACAGATTCATGGAGCTAAGATCTGTTAAACCAGCAGATTACTTAGCTTGGAAACCCAAATCAACATTTGCAAGATTCTGTCGTGCTAAGTACTTGAAACTAATCCACCCCAAGATTGAAGAGTCCATTTTTGGCAACGTGAATCAAAGAAACATACTCAATTCGGCTGAGTATCCGGAGTCAACATTCTTCTCGACATTTAGTGAAATGGCCAAGCGCATTTGGTTGCTACACTGTCTGGCTTTCTCCTTCGATCCCGTAGCTGCAGTCTTTCAAGTTAGCAGAGGGTGTCGGTTTTCGGATGTTTACATGGAGAGTGTGAACGAAGAGGCATTCTTGTCATGGGACGGATCACCTGAAACTGAACCGACTGTAGGTTTCACGGTGGTTCCAGGATTCAAGATTGGTAAAACTGTTGTTCAGTGTCAAGTTTACCTATGTTGA
- the LOC138895498 gene encoding uncharacterized protein: MDSLKYIFQKLMPMGRLAKWQILLTEFDIVYVTRTAMKAQALADHLAENPVDDEYQPLSTYFPDKEVNSVEIISEDTNAWKMFFDGAINTKGVGIGAILILPTGQHYPATTQLLFFCTNNIAEYEACIMSMNMEVDLDNKELLIMGDSDLIIRQA; encoded by the coding sequence ATGGATTCTCTGAAGTATATATTCCAGAAACTAATGCCTATGGGaaggttagcaaaatggcaaatcctgctcactgAGTTTGACATTGTCTATGTCACCCGCACGGCGATGAAAGCTCAAGCCTTGGCGGATCATCTAGCTGAGAACCCTGTTGATGATGAATACCAACCCCTAAGTACATACTTTCCAGACAAGGAAGTAAACTCAGTTGAAATAATTTCAGAGGACACAAATGCttggaaaatgttctttgatggagctaTAAATACAAAGGGTGTCGGGATTGGGGCAATTTTGATTTTGCCCACTGGTCAGCACTATCCGGCCACAACCCAACTTCTTTTCTTCTGTACGAACAACATTGCCGAGTATGAAGCTTGCATCATGAGCATGAATATGGAAGTTGATCTGGATAATAAAGAGTTATTAAtcatgggagattctgacttgatTATCCGGCAAGCCTAG
- the LOC138895499 gene encoding uncharacterized protein, producing the protein MRNPEQEEIARKIKSIEQSLKNMQGLSGQKSISYVDLCMLPHVHLSVGFTTPKFKRYDGHGDPIAILKRYCNQLRGAGGKEELLMAYFGESLTGIASEWYMDQDISHWHIWDDLARDFVRQFQYNVDIAPDRNSLTNLKKKASKSFREYAIKWRE; encoded by the coding sequence ATGAGGAACCCTGAACAAGAAGAGATAGCGCGAAAGATAAAAAGCATCGAGCAGAGCCTCAAGAACATGCAAGGCCTGAGTGGTCAAAAGAGCATTTCGTATGTTGATCTGTGCATGTTGCCTCACGTACATTTGTCTGTTGGCTTTACAACGCCAAAATTCAAAAGATATGACGGGCACGGAGACCCGATCGCTATCTTGAAGCGATATTgtaaccagctgaggggtgctgGTGGAAAAGAGGAGTTACTAATGGCCTATTTCGGAGAAAGCCTCACCGGAATCGCTTCTGAGTGGTATATGGACCAGGACATCTCCCATTGGCATATATGGGACGACTTGGCCCGGGATTTTGTAAGGCAATTCCAATACAATGTTGATATAGCCCCAGATAGGAATTCCCTGACCAACCTCAAAAAGAAAGCCTCGAAAAGTTTTCGGGAATACGCTATCAAGTGGCGTGAATAA